In the Silene latifolia isolate original U9 population chromosome 1, ASM4854445v1, whole genome shotgun sequence genome, TTTTTGATTTTGgggagtttgaaatgtttgataTTTGAGgtgtttgtttttgtgtaattgaTTTTTGTGTGTTTAAGGGCATTTTTAATGGAAGTTTTGTTTGCGGCCATGTGTACGGAAGCTATTAATTGGCCATTTTTCTTGTCGTAAATAAGGCATTTGTTGTAGTCAAATTTCACCATATATCCTCTTCGTATCAGTTGACCAACACTTAGTAAATTTTGTGCTAGGCCCGGGACATATAAGACTTCATGAATGAATTTAGTGAAGCCGTTTTTAGTTTTAACGGCTACAATTCTTTTACCTACAACTGCTTCGCTTCTCCCGTCGCCAAGAGTAATTTGAGATTTTACATTTTCATTTAGACTGACGAATGCGTTTTTATTGCCAGTCATGTGGTTGGAACAACCGCTGTCAATATACCAAATATCTGTGGACTTTTCTtccgcattttttttttttttttttttgaggaaaacaCCCCTGCGGGTATTAATTCATTAATGATAAATCATAATCGCGCGCAATTCGCAATGAAGGTAAAAGACGGCCAAACAGTTTTGCCATACACCCTAGGTAACATATGAGCTAATGCATGAGCTACAGAGTTATTAATGCGACTAGTATGAGACCAAACAACAGAATCAAAAGAACTGCAAAACGATAAAATGTCATCAATTAAAAGGGAAAACGGGCAACGCCCTTTGCGCTTCTCCAACAGTGCATCAACCACTTGAAGACAATCACTCTCCACAGAAACCCGCCTATGTCCTCGTGCTTGAGCTTCTTGTAGACCATCCATAACCGCTATCGCCTCTGCAAAACGTGGCTCCCACTCCACATCCCTCCTTATCGTGATACCCCACTTCACCTCTCCACGGTTATCTCGACACACCGCCCCAGTGCTAACCCCTTCCCCTTCCTTGACTCCTGCATCCACATTTATCTTAACGGTCCCTTCCGGTGTCGGTATCCACCCCACTGGATCCCTCCCTTCGGTGCactcctttcttcctttccttccaCCCCCGCCATACCCCATCATTCCAACCTCTTCCTGCACAATGTCCACAACACGCCTCACCACCCTTTCCGGGTCCACCCGCACCCCGTCGAAAGCCACCTTATTCCTGTGCTCCCAGATAGCCCAACACCCGATCATGAACTTCCCGTATTTCTCCGCCATAAAGACTCTCCACCTTTCCTCGATCCAACCCCGCACATCTCCATCCTCTCCCCACGCAGCACCCTCCCCTTCCCAATCCAGCCCAATGGCATCCCACACCCATTTTGCGACACTACAGTCACGGAATAAATGTAAGGACGACTCAGAATGAGAATGAcaaaaataacaaagagaagacTCACCTCTAGTTCGGGTTGCTATATTATCCATGGTTGCCAAGGCTCCGCTACACAGCTGCCAGAAGAATAGCTTAATGCGAGGCCAAACTCGAACCTTCCACAACTGGTTCCACAGCCACCTCTCTCTTTCCCAATTCGAAGGACCCCCCGCGTCATCACCATCCCCCACCAAGCTCGCATACGCTGTCTTAACAGAGTACTCACCATCACGCTCCAAATTCCAGAACCACGCATCTCTCTGCTCATTAGGACTGAGTCGTATGTTGCGGATACGTTGAGCTTCAAAGGGTAAAAAGAAATGTGTCAGGGCATTTTCGTTCCAATTCCTACCATTCGGTTCAATCAAGTCCACCACCCTTAGCATCTCATTACCAGGTCCGCAAGGTGAGATCACCAGCCCATTACCGCTCCCAGCAACCCAAGCCTGTCCCCACACTCTCGTGTCACAACCGTCTCCTATCCTACGCCTCAACCCGCGCTGCAGCACCTGCCGAGCTCCCACAATACTCCGCCAAGTATAACTTGGTCTATTACCCACTTCCGCTTCCATAAACGAGCCTGAATTATAATATCTGGCCTTCATTACTCGTGCCCAAAGACACTCGGGCTCGACAACAAGATGCCATGCTTGTTTCCCAAGGAGTGCATCATTGAAAACCTCAAAATCACGGAACCCAAGACCCCCATTACACTTAGGCCGGCACAAACGTTTCCACGCTACCCACGAAATGCCCCTCTTGTCTTCATCATGTCCCCACCAAAAGCGCGAGACCATCGATCGGAGAACATTACAGAAATTCGCCGGAATTTTAAacacactcatcacataggtagggagtgaattggccacAGCCTTTATAAGAACCTCCCTACCAGCCCTCGACAATATTTTCCCGCGCCATCCCTGTAACCGTTTGCTTAACTTATCACGAAGGATATCATTAAGCACTTTTTTAGACCGACCCACCACAGTTGGCAAGCCTAAATACCTCTCCTGAGTCTCAACCTCTCGCACACCAAGACAAGCAAGCACCCTATCCCGTTTGGTTCGTGGGACCCCTCTACTAAAGGACACCGTTGTCTTCTCCAGACTAACCGCCTGGCCCGAGGCAGCTTCGTATCTTCGTAGAATATTGGACACCTCCACAGCTTCATCCTCCTCCGCTCTCACAAAGAATATACTATCGTCTGCGAAAAACAGGTGAGAAATGGATGGGGCCATGCTCGATATACGCAGACCATGGATAGACCCGTGCTCTAAAGCTCGCCGCATCTGGTTTGATAAAGCTTCAGCGCAAAGAATAAAGAGATACGACGATAAGGGATCACCCTGTCGTAGCCCTCGCTCTGGTCTAAATTCATCCGTCTGCACTCCATTAATTAGCACCGAAAAAGAGACAGAAGAAACGCACGCCATAATGCGAGCAATCCATCCACGGTCAAAGTTCATAATTTCAAGCACTCTCCTTATAAACCTCCATTCGACCCTATCGTAAGCTTTCGCCATATCCAGCTTAACCGCCATAAAGCCATCCGTACTCCTCAAGTTCTTCATATGGTGGAACATTTCAAAGGCTATGAGCACATTATCAGTAATTAACCGTCCAGGAGTGAACGCACTTTGAttttcagagacaatatcaccaagGAAGACCTTCAGTCGGTTTGCTAGAACTTTTGAGACGATCTTATAAACCACATTACATAAACTAATTGGTCTAAAATCCCTAATTTTATCCGGCTCTTTCTTCTTAGGGATCAAGACGATATTAGTCTTATTAAACTCAACTGGGTCCAGCTCGCCTCTCAACATGCTTAACACGGTTTTGACAACATCCGGGCCAATAATATGCCAAAAGGATTGAAAAAATAACGCATTCATACCATCCGGTCCCGGCGCCTTCAGAGGATGCATTTGATTTAGGGCATCGACTACCTCTTCCTCCCTGTACTCAGCCCGTAATCCAACATTCATATGGTCAAGAACCCGCCCCTCCATACCCGCTAAAACCTCGTCAAAGTGAGCCGGTTGTGATGAAGTGAACAAATCTTGGAAATAAGTCGTAGCCACAGCCGCAACCTCCTCGTGCCCAGTCCGCTCAACACCCGAATCATCAACAAGCATTCCTATataattcttcctctttctttctCCCGCCCTTGTGTGGAAAAATTTAGTATTACGATCACCCTCATGTAGCCACAGAGCTCTCGACCGTTGCCTCCAGTACTGCTCTTCTTGACGCCGTAACCCCGCTATCTCAGACACAagcttttttctttttcgaaccGTGGCCTCTGATCGATCTCCTTCAGCTAACCGGGTTAGCTGCTTACCCTTGCGCTCAATCATGTAACCAATTTTCCTTATGCTAGTCTTCTTCCAAGCTTGTAATTCTTGAGCACAATATTTTATCGCTTCACCCAGAACCCCCCCGCCTTTGGTAACCCCACATCTAACTGCGTCCTCACATCCTTCCTCACCAATCCATATCTGCTCGAATCTGAAGTTCTTC is a window encoding:
- the LOC141587716 gene encoding uncharacterized protein LOC141587716 encodes the protein MRRVREKLDGYFGVEVDSMGRAGGLALLWKKEVDCSFKSASVHHIDAVIREGEREWRVTGFYGWPSVADRHLSWELLRLLRGQSELPWLCVGDFNEILFSTEMKGGSRAQWQMTNFQAAADDCGLKDVGWEGYQFTWDNGQAGEANRQSMIDRAMGTTSWFDLFPYAKLIHLTREWSDHAPIKLLFDKRVTGVEIKKNFRFEQIWIGEEGCEDAVRCGVTKGGGVLGEAIKYCAQELQAWKKTSIRKIGYMIERKGKQLTRLAEGDRSEATVRKRKKLVSEIAGLRRQEEQYWRQRSRALWLHEGDRNTKFFHTRAGERKRKNYIGMLVDDSGVERTGHEEVAAVATTYFQDLFTSSQPAHFDEVLAGMEGRVLDHMNVGLRAEYREEEVVDALNQMHPLKAPGPDGMNALFFQSFWHIIGPDVVKTVLSMLRGELDPVEFNKTNIVLIPKKKEPDKIRDFRPISLCNVVYKIVSKVLANRLKVFLGDIVSENQSAFTPGRLITDNVLIAFEMFHHMKNLRSTDGFMAVKLDMAKAYDRVEWRFIRRVLEIMNFDRGWIARIMACVSSVSFSVLINGVQTDEFRPERGLRQGDPLSSYLFILCAEALSNQMRRALEHGSIHGLRISSMAPSISHLFFADDSIFFVRAEEDEAVEVSNILRRYEAASGQAVSLEKTTVSFSRGVPRTKRDRVLACLGVREVETQERYLGLPTVVGRSKKVLNDILRDKLSKRLQGWRGKILSRAGREVLIKAVANSLPTYVMSVFKIPANFCNVLRSMVSRFWWGHDEDKRGISWVAWKRLCRPKCNGGLGFRDFEVFNDALLGKQAWHLVVEPECLWARVMKARYYNSGSFMEAEVGNRPSYTWRSIVGARQVLQRGLRRRIGDGCDTRVWGQAWVAGSGNGLVISPCGPGNEMLRVVDLIEPNGRNWNENALTHFFLPFEAQRIRNIRLSPNEQRDAWFWNLERDGEYSVKTAYASLVGDGDDAGGPSNWERERWLWNQLWKVRVWPRIKLFFWQLCSGALATMDNIATRTRGESSLCYFCHSHSESSLHLFRDCSVAKWVWDAIGLDWEGEGAAWGEDGDVRGWIEERWRVFMAEKYGKFMIGCWAIWEHRNKVAFDGVRVDPERVVRRVVDIVQEEVGMMGYGGGGRKGRKECTEGRDPVGWIPTPEGTVKINVDAGVKEGEGVSTGAVCRDNRGEVKWGITIRRDVEWEPRFAEAIAVMDGLQEAQARGHRRVSVESDCLQVVDALLEKRKGRCPFSLLIDDILSFCSSFDSVVWSHTSRINNSVAHALAHMLPRVYGKTVWPSFTFIANCARL